GCGCGCCGCCGGCGTGTACATCGTCATCGTGCAGCCCCCGGCCGACGGCGCCGACACCGTCGCCTACCACACGtgcatcctcgccgccgcgctcggcaGGTagcctagcttagctagctgcgAGCACCAAATCACCCCCAAGATAACGGAAAgacaaaaattgcaaaaaaaaaaaaaatcgcatcACCGATCGATGTGCATGCTCTGTTTCAACTTTCACCGAGTGATTTTAATTACCCTGTTTTTCTCTTAATTTCTCTGCAATTGCAAAAGCGAGGAGAGGGCGAAGGAGGCGTTGCTGTACAGCTACCGGGCGGTCGCCAGCGGGTTCGCCGCCAAGCTCACGCCGCCGGAGCTCTCCGCCCTGCAGAGTGAGTTAATTAGTTTTTGCTGCTTTCCGTATAATCCATCCTGTATTCCTGTTCCTCCCAACTATGATGAACTGATCAGTAAACTTTATGTCGGCTGCAGTAGAATCTTCTCCATCTCTCGCTAGTAGTAAAATCTTCCCGATGGTCTTCACATGTTCATCATATTATACTACACACGTAATTAAGCGCAGTTGTTAATAGTTAATTGCGGCGAGGTTTTTCTGGGATTAGTGGACTAATTTTTTTGTCAGAGGAAAGGGCCAAGGCCCAAGGGGATCCTCTTGGCAATTCCGAGGTCAATGTTAGGCTTGGTTCAGTAGTGGCTCTGGCTCACAGCTTTGCTGATGATGCACTGCACTCTTCCGAGTGTTTGACCTTACCTAGAAGGCCGAGAAAGGTATAACTTCGTTGAGGGTGTAATCG
The window above is part of the Oryza sativa Japonica Group chromosome 7, ASM3414082v1 genome. Proteins encoded here:
- the LOC4343084 gene encoding subtilisin-like protease SBT5.4 encodes the protein MNHPSSAATATVLLLLALLGVAAGGGEDGQKRAAGVYIVIVQPPADGADTVAYHTCILAAALGSEERAKEALLYSYRAVASGFAAKLTPPELSALQKHPAVLQVRPDQMYHAVDNLN